TTAATAAAAAAGCATAGTTACAATTGTAACTATGCTGGCTGATTCATTATACTTTATGTGATTTTGGACTAGCCCCCATCACTTGACAAAGAACCATTTTTTTAACTACTAAAGTGTTTATAAAAGTTATTCAAACATTATTTGATATGCTCTTTTAACATCATCAATCGGTGTATTATTTAAACCTTTTAATTGATAATCCATTCCTAAGTTTTTCCACTTTTGAGCTGCCATATTATGATAAGGTAGAATTTCAACATTTTCTACATTTTTTAAAGTTTTAATAAACTCACCAGTTTTTCTCAAATCATTTTCATCATCACTAATGCCTTTTAACAACACATATCTAATCCAAACAGCCTGATTATTTTCATTTAGATACTCTAAGAATTGTAAAGTATTTTCATTTGATCTTGTAGTAAGTTTTTGACATTTTTTATCATCAATATGTTTAATATCCACTAAAAATAAATCAACATATTTAAACAATTCTTGAAGCTGTTTATTTTGTTTTAAATTATCCCTATTGAAAAAAGCACCCGAAGTATCAATTGCAATATGTAAACCAATTGATTTTATTTTTTTACATAAATCAACAACAAAATCTAATTGTAATAAAGGTTCACCACCACTAATAGTTACACCACCATTACGATAATATTCTTTTAATTTATCAATCTCATTAAATACCTCATCACTAGATTTTTTATATTTGTCACTATGATTAATTTCAATCGTTTCAGGATTATGACAATATTGGCATTTTAAAAGACACCCTTGTAAAAACACAACAAACCTAGTACCTGGTCCATCAACCATTCCCATACTTTCATATTGATTAACATACCCAATTACACTCATTTACTACACCTCCTAAGATAAAAGCACACCAAGGTGTGCCTTTAATTACATTTTTTCATGGAATGTTCTTGAAATAATATCAAGTTGTTGTTCATGATTAAGCTTTGTAAAATTAACTGCATAACCACTAACTCTAACTGTTAACTGTGGATATTCTTCAGGTCTTTCCATTGCATCAATTAATGTTTCCCTATTAAAAACATTAACATTTAGATGATGACCACCTTGTCTTGTATAACCATCCAAAATATTTACTAAATTATCAATTTGATTTTGATTTGTCATAATTACTTCCTCCTAAATACAAGTTTTTTTATTTGTTAAAAATGGATTACAAACATTTATTTCATCAGCTTTTCCTAATGAATCAGGTACAATAGAAAACGTGTTTGAAATACCATCTTGTGCATGTTGAAATGGTAGTTTTGCTACTGAAGATAACGATGCAAGAGCACCAGATTCATCACGACCATGCATTGGATTAGCACCAGGTGCAAATGGTTCACCAGCTTTTCTACCATCAGGTGTTGTACCAGTTTTTTTACCATAAACAACATTTGATGTAATTGTTAAAACTGACATTGATGCATGTGAGTTTCTTAAATGAAATTGTTTCCTAATATGATTCATAAACCTTTTTACAATACTAGCAGCAATATCATCAACACGATCATCATTGTTACCATATTTTGGAAAATCTCCTACTGTTTCAAAATCAATAGCAATTCCATTTTCATCTCTAATTGGTTTAACTTTTGCATATTTAATT
The genomic region above belongs to Bacilli bacterium PM5-9 and contains:
- a CDS encoding pyruvate formate lyase activating enzyme (product_source=KO:K04069; cath_funfam=3.20.20.70; cog=COG1180; ko=KO:K04069; pfam=PF04055,PF13353; superfamily=102114; tigrfam=TIGR02493), translating into MSVIGYVNQYESMGMVDGPGTRFVVFLQGCLLKCQYCHNPETIEINHSDKYKKSSDEVFNEIDKLKEYYRNGGVTISGGEPLLQLDFVVDLCKKIKSIGLHIAIDTSGAFFNRDNLKQNKQLQELFKYVDLFLVDIKHIDDKKCQKLTTRSNENTLQFLEYLNENNQAVWIRYVLLKGISDDENDLRKTGEFIKTLKNVENVEILPYHNMAAQKWKNLGMDYQLKGLNNTPIDDVKRAYQIMFE
- a CDS encoding pyruvate-formate lyase (product_source=COG1882; cath_funfam=3.20.70.20; cog=COG1882; pfam=PF01228; superfamily=51998), with amino-acid sequence MTNQNQIDNLVNILDGYTRQGGHHLNVNVFNRETLIDAMERPEEYPQLTVRVSGYAVNFTKLNHEQQLDIISRTFHEKM